A window from Pichia kudriavzevii chromosome 5, complete sequence encodes these proteins:
- a CDS encoding uncharacterized protein (PKUD0E00800; similar to Saccharomyces cerevisiae YOR103C (OST2); ancestral locus Anc_2.181), protein MARKDATKKPNTKKSSVSVIANAKNEANVATRSLKTQSQLGEPFLAQITIPISATYSQYVKDLKGSSRLRLIDTFLAFLVAVGVVQFGFCVLGGSFPFNAFLSGFGATVGQFVLTVALRLQSAESNKQLFKGLLPERAFGEYIFASLLLHFVLIHFIN, encoded by the coding sequence ATGGCAAGAAAAGACGCAACAAAGAAGCCCAACACCAAGAAGAGCAGTGTCTCTGTGATTGCAAATGCGAAAAACGAGGCTAATGTTGCTACAAGGTCACTGAAAACACAATCACAATTGGGGGAGCCGTTTCTTGCACAAATAACGATACCCATCTCTGCTACGTACAGCCAGTATgtgaaagatttgaaggGCAGCTCTAGGTTGAGACTCATTGACACGTTCTTGGCGTTTcttgttgctgttggtgTTGTGCAGTTTGGATTCTGCGTACTTGGTGGGTCGTTCCCCTTCAATGCCTTCCTTTCTGGATTTGGAGCAACTGTTGGCCAGTTTGTGCTAACTGTTGCATTGCGGTTGCAAAGCGCCGAATCAAACAAGCAACTCTTTAAGGGACTGTTACCCGAACGGGCCTTTGGAGAATACATCTTTGCCAGTCTCTTGTTGCATTTTGTTCTGATCCACTTTATCAACTAG
- a CDS encoding uncharacterized protein (PKUD0E00810; similar to Saccharomyces cerevisiae YNL099C (OCA1); ancestral locus Anc_2.180) codes for MDTSGGPSMRDISQRVCAGEDKNVSKEKATEELVGKKDKSDKSDENDKSDKKDKKDKKDKKDKKNKKEKHAPPPGAVLITDLSSEGVLMGVDGAEDGEIMSIPITPKFRVVPPLNFCPVEKNLYRSGQPSALNHSFLQQLNLKSIVWLAVEDPQDSFLKFIDENNINFFYNLGYDSIGSNSWDGLSENSIKQALEIIADKRNHPLLICCGMGRHRTGTVVGCLRKLQGWNLASISEEYRRFTGVKGGRILVELLIEAFDVNTVHINPQVAPDWLLR; via the coding sequence ATGGACACTAGTGGGGGACCAAGCATGCGGGACATATCTCAGAGAGTGTGTGCCGGTGAAGACAAAAACGTAAGTAAGGAGAAAGCAACCGAAGAACTCGTGGGGAAAAAAGACAAGAGTGACAAGAGTGACGAGAATGACAAGAGTgacaagaaggacaagaaggacaagaaggacaagaaggacaagaagaacaagaaggagaaacatGCTCCACCGCCTGGAGCGGTATTGATCACCGATTTGTCTTCTGAAGGAGTCCTTATGGGCGTGGACGGTGCCGAAGATGGCGAAATCATGTCGATTCCAATCACTCCCAAGTTCAGAGTCGTTCCACCTCTAAACTTCTGTCCGGTAGAGAAAAACCTATACCGATCAGGACAGCCGTCGGCGTTGAACCACTcgtttcttcaacagttgAATCTAAAGTCCATCGTGTGGTTGGCCGTTGAGGACCCTCAGGACAGTTTCCTCAAATTTATTGACGAAAACAACATTAATTTCTTTTACAATCTTGGTTATGACTCAATAGGTTCCAACTCGTGGGACGGCTTGAGTGAAAACAGCATCAAACAGGCCTTGGAGATCATTGCTGACAAGAGGAACCACCCCTTGCTTATCTGTTGTGGAATGGGTAGACACAGAACCGGGACTGTTGTGGGATGTTTACGTAAACTTCAGGGATGGAATTTGGCAAGTATAAGTGAGGAGTATAGGAGGTTTACCGGTGTTAAGGGGGGGAGAATCTTGGTAGAGTTGCTCATCGAGGCGTTTGATGTCAATACAGTCCACATAAATCCCCAGGTTGCTCCAGATTGGCTTTTGCGATAG
- a CDS encoding uncharacterized protein (PKUD0E00820; similar to Saccharomyces cerevisiae YDR231C (COX20); ancestral locus Anc_8.451), with amino-acid sequence MGWWPFGKGNENTQSIENATSGQQHTETDKRDDLVLKQPIFLDEVSGKFPESPQTRPPNGAEEQFSTSKEVKRFISTLKPEQFYLSNLVTIPCFREAGLSGFTCFFVFSSVLFVYHKNLRKSVNWGFGGLLLGSIFGWEHCNNQRRNSLMAVKLAQERFEKNHRERKE; translated from the coding sequence ATGGGGTGGTGGCCGTTTGGTAAGGGCAACGAAAACACACAGAGCATAGAGAATGCAACTAGTGGACAACAACATACAGAAACGGACAAGAGAGACGACCTTGTGTTGAAACAGCCTATTTTCCTAGACGAAGTTTCTGGGAAGTTCCCCGAGTCCCCGCAGACACGTCCACCGAATGGTGCTGAGGAGCAGTTTTCAACGTCCAAAGAGGTGAAGAGATTCATATCGACCTTGAAGCCAGAACAGTTTTACCTCTCCAACTTGGTGACGATCCCTTGTTTCCGAGAGGCAGGGCTTTCCGGGTTCacctgtttctttgttttttcttcgGTTCTCTTTGTCTATCATAAAAACCTACGCAAGTCTGTCAATTGGGGGTTTGGAGGGCTCTTGCTCGGAAGTATCTTTGGCTGGGAGCACTGCAACAACCAGCGTAGAAACTCTCTGATGGCTGTCAAGTTGGCCCAGGAGAGATTTGAGAAGAACCACAGAGAGAGAAAGGAGTAA
- a CDS encoding uncharacterized protein (PKUD0E00830; similar to Saccharomyces cerevisiae YNL101W (AVT4); ancestral locus Anc_2.177), with protein MSSFENSNVLSPHFEKAINRRQSTAKLSSSLANTPASASQLTTIYRDRHSSASTNGGTEGNSVPRHSSSFSANLGSAMPSNSPRKPVFANSFYINTSTSPAVESDDESSASTSANANGNSNPTSNANMTNNDVMFHAVSPAGSYGSFVNDSTIVKNVAKHLPTDPQNALKLPSGDITRDLYQLNQQSALRRSKSNEFLADRRGSMASQMRLPGGFRRDFIQMKKQKFGYTLSQPSFLTKNFLEFLTIYGHFAGEDLEDEDFLACDIDTSSDKQDEESPLVSGQRHAVKEDTKKSSSLKAFFLLIKAFIGTGVLFLPKAFSNGGLVFCVILLFFFSVLSYFCYYFLAQSTFTSGISSFTELGNKTFGKNLKRLILISIVASQIGFVAAYTVFTAENLRAFVRNTVRLEFPLYYFVIFETICFAPMSLIRNITKLSIAALLANIFILTGIATIVFYTAKDLIKNGPAEVKLFNPDSWSLFVGVAIFAFEGIGLIIPIQQSMRNPEDFPKVLLAVISVCCFLFIGIGWLCYATYGEDVQTMVILNLPQDSYAVISIQFFYSLAIMLSVPLQLLPAIRLMEARLFKRRQSGRVDPKTKWYKNIFRVMVTLLTSTIAYYGSANLDMFVSFIGSVACIPLVYMYPPMIHYKIVAQGRFARYVDAIIVLVGGVSMVYTTFLLFV; from the coding sequence ATGTCTTCTTTCGAAAACAGCAACGTTCTTTCCCCCCATTTTGAGAAAGCCATCAACAGGAGACAGTCTACGGCCAAACTATCGTCATCATTGGCAAACACACCTGCCTCTGCCTCGCAGTTGACGACCATATACAGAGACAGACACTCGTCTGCGTCGACAAACGGGGGAACAGAAGGTAACAGTGTTCCCCGCCATTCGAGTTCCTTCTCAGCTAACCTCGGGTCCGCTATGCCTTCAAACTCTCCAAGGAAACCGGTCTTTGCCAATTCGTTTTATATCAACACATCGACATCGCCGGCTGTCGAGTCTGATGATGAGTCGAGTGCAAGCACAAGTGCAAATGCTAACGGAAACTCGAATCCTACTTCTAATGCCAACATGACCAACAACGATGTAATGTTTCATGCAGTTTCGCCAGCGGGTTCGTATGGCTCGTTTGTCAATGATTCCACCATCGTGAAGAACGTGGCAAAACATCTCCCCACTGATCCTCAAAATGCCCTCAAGTTACCTTCGGGTGATATCACGAGAGATTTATACCAATTGAATCAACAATCGGCTCTAAGGAGATCCAAATCCAACGAGTTTTTGGCCGATCGTAGGGGTTCTATGGCCTCCCAGATGCGATTACCAGGAGGGTTTCGAAGAGACTTTATacaaatgaagaaacagaaattCGGATATACATTGTCCCAGCCATCATTTTTGACCAAAAACTTTCTAGAATTTTTGACCATTTATGGACATTTTGCAGGtgaagatttggaagatgaagatttccTAGCTTGCGATATCGATACCAGTTCCGATAAGCAGGACGAGGAGTCTCCTCTGGTATCTGGTCAAAGACACGCCGTGAAGGAAGATACAAAGAAGAGCTCTTCTTTAAAGgcttttttccttttgatcAAGGCATTCATAGGTACTGGTGTGTTGTTCTTACCCAAGGCATTCAGCAATGGTGGTTTGGTGTTTTGTGTTATACTACTATTCTTCTTTAGTGTTTTGTCCTACTTTTGCTATTACTTTTTGGCACAATCTACATTTACGTCGGGAATTTCGTCATTTACAGAATTGGGTAATAAAACATTCGGTAAAAACCTGAAAAGGCTCATCTTGATATCAATTGTTGCGTCCCAGATTGGGTTTGTTGCTGCGTACACCGTGTTTACAGCAGAAAACTTGAGGGCGTTTGTCAGAAATACAGTGAGACTCGAGTTCCCACTATACTATTTTGTTATATTTGAGACAATCTGCTTTGCACCAATGTCCCTAATTAGAAATATAACAAAATTGTCAATTGCTGCATTGTTGGCCAACATATTCATTTTGACCGGTATTGCAACAATTGTCTTTTACACGGCAAAAGATTTAATCAAGAACGGACCTGCCGAAGTTAAACTCTTCAATCCAGATAGTTGGTCTTTGTTTGTAGGTGTGGCAATTTTTGCCTTTGAAGGGATTGGCTTGATCATTCCAATCCAGCAATCTATGAGAAACCCAGAAGATTTCCCCAAGGTGTTACTTGCAGTGATTTCTGTTTGCTGTTTTCTATTCATTGGTATTGGTTGGTTATGTTACGCAACTTACGGCGAGGACGTTCAAACTATGGTCATACTCAACCTCCCCCAAGATTCTTACGCAGTCATCTCTATCCAATTCTTTTACTCTTTGGCAATCATGTTATCTGTCCCCTTGCAGCTTTTGCCTGCAATCAGGCTAATGGAAGCTAGACTCTTCAAGCGCAGACAGAGCGGTAGAGTGGACCCAAAGACAAAATGGTACAAGAATATATTCAGAGTTATGGTCACGCTTCTCACATCAACCATTGCTTACTATGGATCCGCAAATTTGGATATGTTTGTCTCCTTTATTGGCTCTGTTGCATGCATTCCATTGGTTTACATGTATCCTCCAATGATACACTACAAAATTGTTGCGCAGGGTAGATTTGCTAGGTATGTTGACGCCATCATTGTCTTGGTTGGTGGCGTTTCCATGGTTTACACAAcatttcttctctttgtaTAA
- a CDS encoding uncharacterized protein (PKUD0E00840; similar to Saccharomyces cerevisiae YNL100W (AIM37); ancestral locus Anc_2.178) yields the protein MGRSFYKDEEEKYSVPGLPTVEQVKTEEKPDATTIAAAPETEVRINKYGNLITTAPALQKLVSQIRESTEESYAKFIEKYEYITGTGKAHLAMAGHRIAEFKGEDETLLPNICGVLTATLAGSIIARSHSFPIRFLFPVLFGSVALKYSLPQTYNNIATEVKEIGLNVEEKYFPEFKQTRAGAAAKKEELFHSVDQLKEDSWNGLVSSVSSSRRFICETFKKD from the coding sequence ATGGGCAGATCCTTCTACAAAGACGAGGAAGAGAAATATAGCGTGCCGGGCCTTCCTACTGTTGAACAGGTGAAGACAGAAGAGAAGCCTGATGCAACCACAATAGCTGCAGCACCTGAAACCGAAGTTAGGATCAACAAATACGGCAATCTGATAACAACAGCACCTGCATTGCAGAAGTTAGTCTCTCAAATAAGAGAGTCAACTGAGGAATCGTATGCTAAGTTTATCGAGAAGTATGAATATATTACCGGCACGGGCAAAGCACACTTAGCCATGGCCGGACATAGAATTGCAGAATTCaaaggtgaagatgaaacGCTACTTCCAAACATCTGTGGAGTACTAACTGCGACCCTAGCAGGTTCGATCATTGCAAGGTCACACAGCTTTCCAATTaggtttctttttccagTGCTCTTTGGTTCGGTTGCTCTTAAATATTCTCTACCACAAACGTACAACAATATTGCAACAGAagtcaaagaaattggacTCAACGTTGAGGAGAAATATTTCCCTGaattcaaacaaacaagGGCAGGGGCTGCTGctaaaaaggaagaattgTTCCATTCGGTTGATCAATTAAAAGAGGATTCTTGGAATGGATTGGTGTCCTCTGTTTCTAGTTCAAGAAGATTCATTTGTGAGACATTTAAAAAGGATTAA
- a CDS encoding uncharacterized protein (PKUD0E00850; similar to Saccharomyces cerevisiae YNL102W (POL1); ancestral locus Anc_2.176), giving the protein MGKTDKLARLRAARSGAKIDDFDSEEENVNIYDVVDENQYRKHKRDRVLNDDFIVDDNGAGYAENGAEDWDAQPNAYTSMDDEEEIEYNKENGKPKKLKKVKMFKESEPVIPTKKIDSFFKVQPSQLEQRQKAKKSNDSSILEDILSDFTSQATSMMKKKPTDAASKRKNPFSSLKSNGLNTSTPANKKTYVMSMSSNISDNKPFEFTSPSRKKQKVDSNDETRDTTFYTAHQFEGSIPFETPSSPIRSNNFHSKANILDQLENVSMDVSTHENIKNEEEEEEDDDDEDDDVIVSSKRNRNVVMVDRSVMLNGKKSINKAVDSSPLKNLKHIDIGSSPSKASNISNMSNVSSITFEKLGGEDVVMKDDDGDDGIQMYWMDYIELDSSLLLFGKIKSKDGRMVSGMVQVNGLCKTLYFLPRNGQARDQNQKSNPDESIATESYTAMDVYDEIIPLLMDKFGLDSIKAKPEVKKYAFEHYDIPHEAEYLKVLLPYNTPKSQGVTIPADLTGETFSALFGSGTSIFESFVLQRQIMGPCWLNITGCDFKSLQNVSHCNVEVAVSSPSDISPNLYTRDPPPPLNVLSINVQSYLNPKTSRQEVGSVSMALYRDLPQDVPIQPNLEPTEEITLLRPVGGTTSLPISINALAEKRNIKLRTLNSEKILLNCLAGLIKKYDPDVFVGHKLEGVTLDILLHRMKDLNISHWSNFGRRSRKVFPDKFSRSNGRYNLFLIREMLAGRLLCDISNEMGQSLTPKCQNWELAEMFEVVCREKYTPMEVNLANPLVAEDPNKLLAAVNENVLSARIIAKTAFGMQILSISKQLTNLAGNAWSHTLGGTRAGRNEYILLHEFEREGFISPDRENQQQRQQRLNQKVNIDVDDENNDESNTVSNKKAKYQGGLVFEPEKGLHKNYILVMDFNSLYPSIIQEYNICFTTVERANLVGDELPKVPSKRDMGVLPKLLQQLVTRRREVKSLMKDPKLTPIEKAQLDIKQLALKVTANSMYGCLGYVNSRFYAKPLAMLVTNKGREILMDTRQLAESLGLTVVYGDTDSVMIDTMSDNYKDAIKIGEGFKEKVNERYRLLEIDIDNVFKRLLLHSKKKYAALNVFFNSNGEESTTLEVKGLDMRRREYCPLSKELSEYVLNQILNNSDPQEALNEIYTKLQDVREKFSKNAIPMVKLRINTKLSKDPSKYPNGVSMPAVQVALRLQDQGKVIKAGSVITFVITNGEPSEKAPLKNDQSSIASRARALVEVISNNEYTPDIKYYCEKQLFNPIDRLLTRVEGYDVVRLADSLGLESQRYEAKARDIVQQNDLQPLESTIPDSERFRDMKDFSLKCLQCSKNITFGGIQPSNLYQVTFQGIKCKSCNCFLPPLSISSQLELFIRKEISKYYECWLNCDDCGIRTRQISVYGRRCIGSNGTAHECKGVMSIEYNNKAIYNQLLYLKSIFDVDKAKSKSLKPLAIDDENFKSASNQGEINALAEQNRSQFQIYQKVIQKYLDVNGRRFVDLGSIFRNN; this is encoded by the coding sequence ATGGGAAAGACAGACAAACTGGCAAGGTTAAGAGCTGCCAGAAGTGGGGCCAAAATTGACGATTTTGACTCTGAGGAGGAAAACGTCAATATCTATGacgttgttgatgaaaaccAATATAGAAAGCACAAGAGAGATCGAGTTTTAAATGACGATTTCATAGTCGATGATAATGGCGCAGGGTATGCGGAAAATGGTGCTGAAGACTGGGATGCTCAACCCAATGCATACACGTCTATGGATGACGAGGAGGAGATTGAATACAACAAGGAAAATGGCAAACCtaagaaactgaaaaaagTCAAGATGTTTAAGGAAAGCGAACCTGTTATTCCAACGAAGAAAATCGATTCATTCTTCAAGGTCCAGCCTTCTCAATTAGAGCAAAGGCaaaaggcaaagaagaGTAATGACTCGAGTATTTTAGAAGATATTCTGTCTGATTTCACCTCACAGGCTACCAGcatgatgaagaagaaacctACAGATGCTGCAAGTAAACGTAAGAATCCATTCTCCTCTTTGAAATCCAATGGATTGAATACTTCCACTCCCGCTAACAAGAAAACATATGTGATGTCGATGTCGTCCAACATATCTGATAACAAGCCATTTGAATTCACTTCTCCAAGTaggaagaaacaaaaagtgGACTCTAATGATGAAACTAGAGATACAACATTCTATACAGCGCATCAATTTGAAGGGTCGATCCCCTTTGAAACGCCTTCTTCCCCGATTAGatcaaataattttcaTTCTAAGGCCAACATTTTGGACCAGCTTGAGAACGTTTCGATGGATGTATCAACCCATGAGAATattaaaaatgaagaagaggaagaagaagatgatgatgacgaagaCGACGATGTTATTGTTTCGAGTAAGAGGAATAGAAATGTCGTTATGGTAGACCGCTCTGTTATGCTAAATGGTAAGAAGTCTATAAACAAGGCAGTTGATTCTTctccattgaaaaatcttAAACACATTGACATTGGCTCATCACCATCCAAGGCATCCAACATCTCCAACATGTCGAACGTCTCCAGTATCACCTTTGAAAAACTAGGAGGTGAGGATGTTGTTATGAAAGACGACGACGGGGATGATGGTATCCAAATGTATTGGATGGATTACATAGAATTAgattcttctcttcttttgtttggtaAAATCAAGTCAAAAGATGGTAGAATGGTTTCAGGAATGGTCCAGGTCAATGGTCTATGTAAGACGCTATATTTTCTACCAAGAAATGGACAGGCAAGGgaccaaaaccaaaagtCAAACCCAGATGAAAGCATTGCAACAGAATCGTATACAGCAATGGATGTAtatgatgaaattattcCGTTGTTAATGGATAAGTTTGGACTTGATTCAATCAAGGCCAAACCAGAAGTTAAAAAATATGCATTTGAACACTATGATATCCCGCACGAGGCAGAATATCTAAAGGTTTTGTTGCCTTATAACACACCAAAATCCCAGGGTGTAACCATCCCAGCAGATTTGACAGGTGAAACTTTTTCTGCACTCTTTGGTTCAGGGACATCTATTTTTGAATCATTTGTGTTACAGAGACAAATAATGGGTCCATGTTGGCTCAATATCACAGGATGCGACTTTAAATCGTTACAAAACGTTTCTCACTGTAATGTTGAGGTTGCTgtttcatcaccatctgACATTTCACCGAACCTCTACACAAGAGATCCTCCACCCCCACTAAATGTTCTCTCAATTAACGTTCAATCTTATTTGAATCCCAAGACGAGTAGACAAGAAGTTGGTTCTGTTTCTATGGCGTTATATAGGGATTTACCACAGGATGTTCCAATTCAACCTAACCTTGAACCAACCGAAGAAATCACCTTACTAAGGCCTGTTGGAGGCACTACATCTTTACCCATTAGTATAAACGCCTTGGcagaaaaaagaaatatcaaactAAGAACTTTGAACAGTGAAAAAATACTTTTGAATTGTTTAGCTGGCCTGATAAAGAAATATGACCCAGATGTTTTTGTAGGTCATAAACTAGAAGGTGTTACACTAGATATTCTATTGCATCGaatgaaagatttgaatatCAGCCACTGGTCAAATTTTGGTCGTAGATCGAGGAAAGTATTTCCAGATAAATTCAGTAGGTCTAACGGCCGAtataatttatttttgatacGTGAGATGTTGGCAGGCAGGTTGTTATGTGATATTTCAAACGAAATGGGTCAAAGTTTGACACCAAAATGTCAAAATTGGGAACTGGCAGAAATGTTTGAAGTTGTTTGTCGTGAAAAATATACACCAATGGAAGTCAACCTGGCAAATCCACTAGTCGCAGAAGATCCTAATAAGCTGTTAGCTGCAGTGAACGAAAATGTCCTTTCTGCAAGGATTATTGCAAAAACTGCATTTGGTATGCAAATTTTATCCATTTCGAAGCAGTTAACTAATTTAGCAGGTAATGCTTGGTCACATACTTTAGGAGGTACTAGGGCTGGAAGAAACGAGTATATTCTACTTCAcgaatttgaaagagaaggatTCATTTCACCGGATAGAGAGAACCAGCAACAAAGGCAACAAAGGCTCAATCAAAAGGTGAACATTGATGTGGACgatgaaaacaatgatgaaaGCAATACCGTGAGTAataaaaaagcaaaataCCAAGGTGGTCTCGTTTTTGAACCAGAAAAAGGTTTGCACAAGAACTACATCTTAGTGATGGACTTCAATTCTTTGTATCCATCAATTATCCAGGAGTACAATATCTGTTTTACAACTGTGGAAAGAGCCAATTTGGTTGGAGATGAATTGCCCAAAGTTCCAAGTAAACGTGATATGGGTGTACTGCCAAAATTGCTACAACAGTTGGTTACAAGACGTCGGGAGGTAAAGTCATTGATGAAGGATCCTAAATTAACACCTATTGAAAAGGCACAATTAGATATCAAACAGTTGGCGTTAAAAGTTACCGCCAACTCGATGTATGGTTGCCTAGGTTACGTCAATTCGAGATTTTATGCAAAACCATTAGCTATGCTAGTCACTAATAAAGGTAGAGAAATCTTGATGGATACCAGACAATTGGCTGAAAGTTTAGGCTTAACAGTTGTTTACGGTGATACTGATTCTGTTATGATTGACACTATGTCGGATAATTATAAAGATGCTATCAAGATCGGTGAAGgtttcaaggaaaaagtCAACGAAAGATATCGGTTACTAGAGATTGACATCGATAACGTGTTCAAGAGATTGCTGCTACATTCCAAAAAGAAGTATGCAGCTCTAAacgttttcttcaattcaaatGGCGAAGAATCGACCACTTTGGAAGTCAAAGGTTTAGATATGAGGAGACGTGAATATTGTCCATTATCCAAAGAGCTCTCGGAATATGTTTTGAATCAAATCTTGAATAACTCAGATCCACAGGAAGCATTGAATGAAATCTATACCAAATTGCAAGATGTCAGAGAAAAGTTTAGTAAAAATGCTATTCCAATGGTAAAGTTACGTATCAATACCAAGTTATCCAAGGATCCGTCTAAATATCCGAATGGAGTTTCTATGCCTGCTGTGCAAGTCGCTTTGAGACTACAAGATCAGGGTAAGGTTATTAAAGCAGGAAGCGTTATTACCTTTGTTATTACAAATGGTGAACCAAGCGAAAAAGCGCCTTTAAAGAATGACCAGTCTTCAATAGCATCAAGAGCAAGAGCACTAGTTGAAGTCATATCTAATAACGAGTATACACCAGACATCAAATACTACTGTGAAAAACAACTATTCAATCCCATTGATAGATTACTTACTAGAGTCGAAGGTTATGACGTTGTTAGGTTAGCAGACTCTTTAGGCCTAGAATCTCAAAGATACGAAGCTAAGGCTAGAGACATTGTCCAGCAAAACGACTTGCAACCGTTGGAGTCCACCATACCTGACAGTGAAAGGTTTAGAGACATGAAGGATTTTTCGTTGAAATGCCTCCAGTGTTCAAAAAACATTACATTTGGTGGGATTCAACCAAGTAATCTATATCAAGTTACATTTCAAGGTATCAAGTGTAAGAGCTGCAATTGCTTTTTGCCCCCATTGTCTATTTCTTCCCAGCTGGAACTATTTATCAGAAAAGagatttccaaatattACGAGTGTTGGCTGAACTGTGATGATTGTGGAATTCGGACTAGACAGATTAGTGTTTACGGTAGAAGATGTATTGGATCTAACGGGACAGCGCATGAATGTAAAGGTGTTATGAGTATCGAGTATAACAACAAGGCAATTTATAACCAGCTGCTCTACTTGAAGAGCATATTTGATGTTGACAAGGCAAAGAGTAAATCTCTCAAACCACTTGccattgatgatgaaaacttCAAGTCAGCTTCCAACCAGGGAGAGATCAATGCCCTAGCGGAACAGAATCGATCGCAGTTCCAGATATACCAAAAGGTAATTCAGAAATATCTGGATGTGAATGGTAGAAGATTTGTTGACTTGGGCTCTATATTCAGAAACAACTGA
- a CDS encoding uncharacterized protein (PKUD0E00860; similar to Saccharomyces cerevisiae YOR106W (VAM3); ancestral locus Anc_2.175): protein MSFATPKKRKDEWDAVSALESGPLSSNDVEAVVERLRTGIQQQMLRVSNITKAEKNLGTERDSATARELVDGYLQDCERIHRLLMQGESYLRGLIGTTGDGGTGKLNLVTIDRLSEQIQNAQKAYVDVHRSYEAKKMSRSVQEKYELFQRERENLKNLETDKTPLLSGKHNNAIYLDTPHGEGQMQMQVKVQTPEQVRNDEISESTLQLHADLIQQRDNAITSISKGVQDINKMFKDLDAIVNQQGEQIDSIENNMMSIANNNQLATRELVKAEDYQRRKGKCTCILLLVLVVILIIVLLVLS, encoded by the coding sequence ATGTCGTTTGCTACTCcaaagaagaggaaagaCGAGTGGGATGCAGTTAGTGCTCTTGAAAGTGGGCCATTGTCATCCAATGACGTTGAAGCGGTTGTTGAGAGACTACGTACTGGGATACAGCAACAAATGTTAAGAGTTTCCAATATAACCAAGGCGGAGAAGAATTTAGGGACAGAACGTGATTCTGCAACGGCTCGAGAGCTGGTTGATGGGTATCTGCAGGATTGCGAACGGATACACCGCCTCTTAATGCAGGGCGAATCGTATTTGAGAGGTCTGATTGGTACTACTGGTGATGGTGGCACGGGTAAATTGAACTTGGTCACAATCGACAGATTGTCtgaacaaattcaaaatgcGCAGAAAGCGTATGTTGACGTCCATCGGAGTTATGAGGCTAAGAAAATGAGCAGATCTGTACAGGAGAAGTATGAACTGTTCCAAAGGGAAAGGGAAAATCTAAAGAACTTGGAAACTGACAAGACCCCGTTGCTTTCCGGTAAACACAACAATGCCATCTATTTAGATACCCCCCACGGAGAGGGCCAGATGCAGATGCAAGTCAAAGTTCAAACTCCTGAACAAGTTCGAAATGACGAAATTTCAGAGAGTACTCTGCAACTCCATGCCGATTTGATCCAGCAGAGAGACAATGCCATCACATCAATATCCAAAGGCGTGCAAGACATCAACAAGATGTTCAAAGACCTGGACGCCATTGTCAACCAACAGGGTGAACAAATAGACTCCATTGAGAACAACATGATGAGTATTgccaacaacaaccagTTGGCCACGAGGGAGCTTGTCAAGGCAGAAGACTATCAACGAAGAAAGGGGAAATGTACATGCATACTGCTACTTGTGCTGGTGGTGATTTTGATTATAGTTTTGTTAGTGCTGAGTTGA